The proteins below are encoded in one region of Gemmatimonadaceae bacterium:
- a CDS encoding PadR family transcriptional regulator, with protein sequence MADDRTELVQGTLEMLVLKTLALEPMHGWGIAQRIELMSNRVFMVTQGSLYPALVRMRRRGWITSSWRVTENNRRARYYALTAAGERQLDAERAAWRRASGAVNGILSARLAPGAT encoded by the coding sequence GTGGCCGACGACCGGACAGAGCTCGTGCAGGGAACGCTCGAAATGCTCGTGCTCAAAACGCTGGCGCTCGAGCCCATGCACGGATGGGGCATCGCGCAGCGCATCGAGCTGATGTCCAACCGCGTGTTCATGGTCACGCAAGGGTCGCTGTATCCGGCGCTCGTCCGCATGCGGCGCCGCGGATGGATCACGTCGTCGTGGCGCGTCACGGAGAACAACCGCCGCGCGCGATACTATGCGCTCACCGCGGCCGGCGAGCGCCAGCTCGACGCCGAGCGCGCGGCGTGGCGGCGCGCCTCGGGTGCGGTGAACGGCATTCTGAGCGCGCGCCTCGCGCCGGGCGCGACATGA
- a CDS encoding ABC transporter permease, with product MSIFSDLGARLASIVWRRREEREMDEELRFHMDMEAEQARRAGASPDAARRRGMIALGGVERTKEEVRDARGTRVLDDTMRDVAFSVRTLLRAPAVALVVIVTLALGIGGTTAIFSTVDATLVKPLPYQEPGQLVRLYEGSPGEANPHGFVSPTMFLAYRERLSSFEHLAAGYTYDDRGADIGADGRPERIHVLSITAGYFATLRRPPAMGREFEPNEENGAPSVILGHQLWVDRFHASPTALGAELVMDGRPYTVVGIMPGAFVDPLRPGADAYTPLDMTPGLDPSNIDNHYLTVIGRLRPETPLPRAQAELDAVRVSLGREYADARRTAARLYSLKEDMVGPASRALELVLGAVGLVLLLVCVNVATLLLVRASARAHEFALRAALGARRSRLLRQMLVESLVLALAGDALGLVVARAAMSGIVRLGAGSVPRLSALSLDPTLLLFSVAITTASAVLFGLTPALRAVRTDPIDALRGEDRALAGSRGHNRVRSALVTAQVALAFVLMVGAGLLLVSFHRLRSLDLGVDTDHALVFELHLPDARYDSTARAAFYEDIASRIAHLPGVRAAGGVSKLPATGEYHEWGTVPVTGPNVGRTHANLGAQQRIVSGDYFRAAGIPVLEGRAFDARDAAGTPKRAIVSTLAAEKLFPGVDPIGQRLRTGGFEWEVIGVVPDVSVNAEGDREPTIYHAHAQFAGDRNWAITQIVSTSGPPQGLIPLIQRTIAERDPQLVMYRPMSLADAIGAGTAQRKFTLVILVCFAAVAVLLAALGLFGALAYAVKLRSREFGVRMAIGAERGTIRRLVLRQGLVVTVAGIGIGLVGFAAFARVMSSLVFRVRPLDPSVLIGAAAIILVVGAFAAYLPARRATAVDPRTILQ from the coding sequence ATGAGCATCTTCTCCGACCTCGGCGCGCGCCTGGCGAGCATTGTGTGGCGCCGGCGCGAGGAGCGCGAGATGGACGAAGAGCTCCGCTTTCACATGGACATGGAAGCGGAACAGGCGCGGCGCGCCGGGGCATCGCCCGATGCCGCGCGGCGCCGCGGCATGATTGCGTTAGGCGGCGTGGAGCGTACGAAAGAAGAGGTTCGCGACGCGCGCGGCACGCGCGTGCTCGACGACACCATGCGCGATGTCGCCTTTTCCGTGCGCACGCTCCTCCGAGCGCCGGCCGTTGCGCTGGTCGTCATCGTCACGCTCGCACTCGGCATCGGCGGGACGACCGCCATCTTCAGTACCGTCGATGCGACGCTGGTGAAACCGCTGCCGTACCAGGAGCCGGGCCAGCTGGTCCGCCTGTACGAGGGGTCGCCGGGCGAGGCGAATCCGCACGGCTTCGTGTCGCCGACGATGTTCCTTGCCTATCGCGAGCGGCTGTCGTCGTTCGAGCATCTCGCCGCCGGATACACGTACGACGACAGGGGCGCGGACATCGGCGCCGACGGACGCCCGGAGCGCATCCACGTCCTGAGCATTACCGCCGGATATTTCGCCACGCTGCGTCGTCCACCGGCGATGGGGCGAGAGTTCGAGCCTAACGAAGAGAACGGAGCCCCATCGGTGATCCTCGGCCATCAGCTGTGGGTGGACCGATTCCACGCGAGCCCAACGGCGCTCGGCGCCGAGCTCGTGATGGATGGGCGGCCGTACACCGTGGTCGGCATCATGCCGGGGGCGTTCGTGGATCCGCTGCGTCCGGGTGCCGACGCATACACGCCGCTCGACATGACACCGGGGCTGGACCCGAGCAACATCGACAATCATTACCTGACGGTGATTGGACGGCTCCGCCCCGAAACGCCCCTGCCCCGCGCGCAGGCCGAGCTCGACGCGGTGCGCGTTTCGTTAGGCAGGGAATACGCCGATGCCAGGCGGACGGCCGCGCGGCTGTACTCGCTCAAGGAGGACATGGTCGGTCCGGCGAGTCGCGCGCTCGAGCTCGTGTTGGGCGCGGTGGGGCTCGTGCTGCTGCTGGTGTGCGTGAACGTGGCCACGCTGTTGCTCGTGCGGGCATCGGCGCGCGCCCATGAATTCGCGCTTCGCGCCGCGCTCGGCGCCCGTCGCAGCCGGTTGCTGCGGCAGATGCTCGTGGAAAGCCTGGTGCTCGCGCTCGCCGGCGATGCGCTGGGGCTCGTCGTCGCCCGAGCCGCCATGAGCGGTATCGTTCGACTCGGCGCCGGATCCGTGCCCAGACTCAGCGCACTCTCGCTCGATCCGACGCTGCTGCTCTTTTCCGTGGCCATCACCACCGCGAGCGCCGTGCTGTTCGGTCTCACGCCGGCGCTGCGTGCGGTTCGCACGGATCCGATCGATGCCCTACGCGGCGAGGATCGCGCGCTCGCCGGAAGCCGCGGGCACAACCGCGTGCGCAGCGCACTGGTGACGGCGCAGGTGGCTCTCGCGTTCGTTCTCATGGTCGGCGCCGGTCTGCTCCTCGTGAGCTTTCATCGCCTTCGTTCGCTCGATCTCGGTGTGGACACCGATCACGCCCTCGTGTTCGAGCTGCATCTGCCGGACGCGCGCTACGATTCGACCGCGCGAGCGGCGTTCTACGAGGACATCGCATCGCGGATCGCGCATCTGCCGGGCGTGCGTGCCGCCGGCGGCGTCTCCAAACTGCCGGCAACCGGCGAGTACCACGAGTGGGGGACGGTGCCGGTGACCGGGCCTAACGTTGGGCGAACGCACGCGAACCTCGGCGCCCAACAACGCATCGTCTCGGGCGACTACTTCCGGGCCGCCGGCATCCCCGTGCTCGAGGGCCGGGCATTCGATGCGCGCGACGCGGCGGGCACGCCCAAACGCGCGATCGTGAGCACGCTGGCGGCAGAAAAGCTGTTCCCGGGCGTCGATCCAATCGGGCAGCGCCTGCGGACCGGCGGGTTCGAATGGGAAGTGATCGGCGTCGTCCCGGACGTGTCGGTGAACGCGGAAGGCGACCGCGAGCCCACCATCTATCACGCGCACGCGCAGTTTGCCGGCGACCGCAACTGGGCGATCACGCAAATCGTGTCGACCTCCGGTCCGCCGCAAGGGCTCATCCCGCTCATTCAACGCACGATCGCCGAACGCGATCCGCAGCTGGTGATGTACCGTCCGATGTCGCTCGCCGACGCGATCGGCGCCGGCACCGCCCAACGGAAATTCACGCTGGTGATACTGGTCTGCTTCGCCGCGGTGGCGGTGCTGCTGGCCGCGTTAGGCCTGTTCGGCGCGCTGGCCTACGCGGTCAAGCTGCGGTCGCGCGAGTTCGGCGTGCGGATGGCGATCGGCGCCGAGCGCGGCACCATCCGCCGGCTCGTCCTGCGTCAGGGGTTGGTCGTCACCGTCGCCGGCATCGGCATCGGCCTCGTGGGCTTCGCGGCGTTCGCGCGGGTGATGTCGTCGCTCGTGTTTCGCGTGCGGCCGCTCGACCCGTCGGTGTTGATCGGCGCGGCGGCCATCATTCTGGTCGTCGGCGCGTTTGCCGCCTATCTGCCGGCGCGGCGAGCGACAGCCGTGGATCCGAGAACGATCTTGCAGTGA
- a CDS encoding Ig-like domain-containing protein produces MTRSFRIAGVAAALASGSLAAFACSSSTSPNGSVGSVKVTPATDSVAVGNTIALQATVIGPGGQVVSGQRVFWNTGDASIATVSDAGVVTGVGPGTVQIAASAGGASGIATITVLPPPVASVSVSPPLDTIVLPGTAQLTAAVFDAQHNPLTGRAITWSSNLPNVANVDSAGLVTGVSPGSATITASSEGHAGTATIVVQPPLAATVTVAPPAATLIVGDSVALSATAKDAQGNVITGAPITWSTNNAAAATVSAAGLVKAVGAGTAIITATSGSASGSSTILVIPVL; encoded by the coding sequence ATGACCCGTTCATTCCGCATCGCCGGCGTCGCCGCCGCACTCGCCTCGGGATCGCTGGCCGCCTTCGCCTGCAGCTCGAGCACGTCGCCTAACGGATCGGTCGGCTCGGTGAAAGTGACGCCGGCCACCGACAGCGTCGCGGTCGGCAACACCATCGCGCTGCAGGCGACGGTCATCGGGCCCGGCGGCCAGGTGGTGTCGGGGCAGCGGGTGTTCTGGAACACCGGCGACGCATCCATTGCGACGGTGAGCGATGCGGGCGTCGTCACCGGTGTCGGCCCGGGAACCGTGCAGATCGCCGCCAGCGCCGGGGGCGCGTCGGGTATCGCGACCATTACGGTGCTGCCGCCGCCGGTCGCGTCGGTGTCGGTTTCGCCGCCGCTCGACACGATCGTCCTTCCGGGCACTGCCCAACTCACCGCGGCCGTGTTCGACGCGCAGCACAACCCGCTCACCGGCCGCGCGATCACGTGGTCCAGCAACCTGCCTAACGTTGCCAACGTCGACAGCGCCGGACTCGTCACCGGCGTGTCGCCCGGCTCGGCGACCATCACCGCCTCGAGCGAAGGCCACGCCGGCACTGCCACCATCGTCGTGCAGCCGCCTCTCGCGGCCACGGTCACAGTAGCACCTCCGGCCGCGACGCTCATCGTCGGCGACAGCGTGGCGCTCAGTGCGACCGCGAAGGATGCGCAGGGCAACGTGATCACCGGTGCGCCGATCACCTGGTCCACCAACAACGCCGCCGCCGCGACCGTCTCGGCGGCAGGCCTCGTGAAGGCAGTGGGCGCGGGCACGGCAATCATTACGGCGACGAGCGGGAGCGCGAGCGGCTCTTCCACGATTCTCGTCATTCCCGTGCTTTGA
- a CDS encoding serine hydrolase — MAFRPIRWSALGVCAALATFVLPNGTRAERAPSLGPEAAASLDAFIAHEIRQKELPAFSVALVDDQHVIWSKDYGMARPNDSIRASASTVYRAGAISQVLTDIAILQLAERGKLDLDAPLTRYLPALHLDTRTPITLRELMTHRAGLEREPPIGGLTDDTTRSLRDIVQRLDSAPSVFAPGTRTHPSDAGVALAGYVLESTQRQAFAADVRTAVLSPLGMSHSAFARTPPITAALAAGHMWTYDPRSLPAPTFDIGAAPAEGLYTTAGDLTQLLRALFAGGRVLRARTLDAAMRPAIRGADTARTTLGFRLTTLDRRRELVQHGALYGVTSEIAALPDDKLGVVAITTEDDALGVTNRVAALALRIMLAQRNHAALPPLDTTSDVPPALAHDLGGEYADSARVVDLFQSLGHLYLEDARGGERADLRMLGDTLVDDGRLAFGMRVRRAGDSAIVLGGDTLRRVAEPEPAPVPEAWRGLIGEYGPDYRTVYVLERNGALELLADWFVRYPLAPVSAGTFRMPDRGAYAGEEVAFSRSPTGRATSVTLGSVRYARRVTGPEDGSQFRITPLRPPAELRAEAMAAQPPRETGTFRPADLVELVRLDTTIKLDIRYATSNNFMGTPLYQEARAFMQRPAAEAVVRASAWLRARGFGLLIHDAYRPWFVTRMFWDATPDDKKMFVADPSSGSKHNRGCAVDLTLYDLATGQPVTMTGGYDEMTDRSYPDYPGGTSRQRWLRALLRRAMDMQGFTVDKEEWWHFDYTDWRDYGIGNVPFDRIASGA, encoded by the coding sequence ATGGCTTTCCGCCCGATCCGCTGGTCCGCGCTCGGCGTCTGCGCCGCGCTGGCGACGTTCGTTCTGCCTAACGGAACGCGCGCCGAGCGCGCGCCGTCGCTCGGCCCGGAGGCCGCGGCGTCGCTCGACGCCTTCATCGCGCACGAGATCCGACAGAAGGAGCTGCCCGCGTTCAGCGTCGCGCTCGTCGACGACCAGCACGTCATCTGGTCGAAGGATTACGGTATGGCGCGCCCGAACGACAGCATCCGTGCGAGCGCCTCGACGGTGTATCGCGCCGGCGCCATCTCGCAGGTCCTGACCGACATCGCGATCCTGCAACTGGCGGAGCGCGGCAAGCTCGATCTCGATGCGCCGCTGACGCGCTATCTCCCGGCGCTCCATCTCGACACGCGCACGCCCATCACGCTGCGCGAGCTCATGACCCATCGCGCAGGGCTCGAGCGCGAACCGCCGATCGGCGGACTCACCGATGATACCACGCGTTCGTTGCGCGACATCGTCCAGCGCCTCGATTCCGCGCCGTCGGTCTTCGCACCGGGAACGCGCACGCACCCATCCGATGCGGGCGTGGCCCTCGCCGGCTACGTGCTCGAGTCCACGCAGCGACAGGCGTTCGCCGCCGACGTGCGGACCGCCGTGCTCTCTCCGTTAGGCATGTCGCACAGCGCGTTCGCGCGGACGCCGCCAATCACCGCGGCGCTCGCCGCCGGCCACATGTGGACGTACGATCCGCGCAGCCTGCCGGCGCCGACCTTCGACATCGGCGCCGCGCCCGCGGAGGGCCTCTACACCACCGCCGGCGATCTGACGCAGCTGCTGCGCGCGCTCTTCGCCGGCGGCCGCGTGCTCCGGGCCCGCACGCTCGACGCCGCGATGCGGCCCGCCATTCGCGGCGCCGACACCGCGCGCACGACGCTCGGCTTCCGCCTAACGACGCTCGACCGGCGGCGCGAGCTCGTGCAGCACGGCGCCCTCTACGGCGTCACCTCCGAGATCGCCGCGCTCCCCGACGACAAGCTCGGCGTCGTCGCCATCACCACCGAAGACGACGCCCTCGGCGTCACGAACCGGGTGGCAGCGCTCGCGCTGCGCATCATGCTCGCCCAACGCAACCACGCCGCCCTCCCGCCGCTCGATACCACCAGCGACGTCCCGCCGGCGCTCGCCCACGACCTCGGCGGCGAATACGCCGACAGCGCACGCGTCGTCGACCTGTTCCAGAGCCTGGGACATCTCTACCTGGAGGACGCTCGCGGCGGCGAGCGCGCCGACCTTCGGATGCTCGGCGACACGCTCGTCGACGATGGCCGCCTCGCGTTCGGCATGCGCGTGCGTCGCGCCGGTGACAGCGCCATCGTCCTCGGCGGCGACACGCTTCGCCGCGTCGCCGAGCCCGAGCCCGCGCCGGTTCCCGAGGCATGGCGCGGACTCATCGGCGAATACGGACCCGACTATCGAACCGTGTACGTCCTCGAACGCAATGGCGCGCTCGAGCTGCTCGCCGACTGGTTCGTCCGCTATCCGCTCGCACCGGTGTCGGCCGGCACGTTTCGCATGCCCGACCGCGGCGCCTACGCCGGCGAGGAGGTCGCGTTCTCGCGGTCGCCGACCGGACGCGCCACGAGCGTGACGTTAGGCAGCGTGCGCTACGCGCGGCGCGTCACTGGTCCGGAGGACGGCTCGCAGTTCCGCATCACCCCGCTCCGTCCGCCGGCCGAACTCCGGGCGGAAGCAATGGCTGCCCAACCGCCGCGCGAGACGGGCACGTTCCGGCCGGCGGATCTCGTCGAGCTGGTCCGGCTCGACACGACCATCAAGCTCGACATCCGATACGCCACGTCCAACAACTTCATGGGCACGCCGCTGTACCAGGAAGCGCGCGCATTCATGCAGCGTCCGGCCGCCGAGGCCGTGGTGCGCGCCAGCGCCTGGCTGCGCGCGCGCGGCTTCGGGCTCCTCATCCACGATGCTTACCGCCCGTGGTTCGTGACCAGGATGTTCTGGGACGCGACACCCGACGACAAGAAAATGTTCGTTGCCGATCCGTCGAGCGGCTCGAAGCACAATCGCGGGTGCGCGGTGGACCTGACGCTCTACGATCTCGCGACCGGCCAACCGGTGACGATGACCGGCGGCTACGACGAGATGACGGATCGCAGCTATCCCGACTACCCGGGCGGCACGTCGCGCCAGCGGTGGCTGCGCGCGCTGCTGCGCCGGGCGATGGACATGCAAGGCTTCACCGTCGACAAGGAAGAATGGTGGCACTTCGACTACACGGATTGGCGCGACTACGGGATCGGCAACGTGCCGTTCGACCGGATCGCGTCCGGCGCCTAA
- a CDS encoding D-aminoacylase: MRRALLVLSAALAACTSARVAPAPTPASLEGPYDLVIEGGRVVDGTGNPWFYGDVAVIGERIARVAPAGMLAHAPAKRRIDAHGMVVAPGFIDIQAQSVGELVNGDSRVISMTTQGVTTMIFGEGETPAPTNAKVIPMYADADGADSTEQRIMAGFQGPHGFGNWLEEMQRHKASVNFGSFIGAATVRAYAKGMAEGSATPAELDTMRAVVRRAMQDGAFGVGSALIYPPGSYASTQELVEEAKAMAPYGGVYITHMRSEGDRLLEAVDEALTIGREGGVPVEIYHLKAAGVRNWPKARQVVAKIDSARAAGQDVAADQYAYTAGANGLSSCIPPWAHADGKLLERLGDPTTRAKIKTDMMQVESSWENLCLGATPANVEVLGFHEDSLKQFEGKRLSDIAQALHTDWADALINLTIAEHNRLGQILFIASDSNVAMQIQQPWMKFGTDAEGLDPDSAQGMTHPRSYGNYPRVLGRFVREQHVLRLEDAIRKMTWAVAARLSIHDRGLIHEGMHADIVVFDPNTIIDHATYENPHQLSTGIEHVLVNGVEVVTDGKSTGAKPGEIVRGPGYVQR; this comes from the coding sequence ATGCGTCGCGCCCTGCTCGTGCTCTCCGCCGCGCTCGCCGCCTGTACATCGGCGCGCGTCGCGCCCGCCCCCACCCCCGCCTCGCTCGAGGGGCCGTACGACCTGGTGATCGAAGGCGGTCGCGTCGTGGACGGCACCGGCAATCCCTGGTTCTACGGCGATGTCGCCGTGATCGGCGAGCGCATCGCGCGCGTCGCTCCGGCCGGCATGCTCGCGCACGCACCCGCCAAGCGCCGCATCGACGCCCACGGCATGGTGGTCGCCCCCGGGTTCATCGACATCCAGGCGCAGTCGGTGGGCGAGCTGGTGAACGGCGACAGCCGCGTGATCAGCATGACCACGCAAGGCGTGACGACGATGATCTTCGGTGAAGGAGAGACGCCCGCGCCGACGAACGCCAAGGTGATCCCGATGTATGCCGACGCCGACGGCGCCGACAGCACCGAACAACGGATCATGGCCGGCTTCCAGGGTCCGCACGGCTTCGGCAACTGGCTCGAGGAGATGCAGCGCCACAAAGCGTCGGTGAATTTCGGTTCGTTCATCGGCGCGGCCACCGTGCGCGCGTACGCCAAGGGGATGGCCGAGGGATCCGCAACGCCGGCGGAGCTCGACACGATGCGCGCTGTCGTTAGGCGCGCGATGCAGGACGGGGCCTTCGGCGTCGGGAGCGCGTTGATCTATCCGCCGGGCAGCTACGCGTCCACGCAGGAGCTCGTGGAAGAAGCCAAGGCCATGGCGCCCTACGGCGGCGTCTACATCACCCACATGCGCTCCGAGGGCGACCGGCTGCTCGAAGCCGTCGACGAAGCGCTCACGATCGGTCGCGAGGGCGGCGTGCCGGTCGAGATCTATCATCTCAAGGCGGCCGGCGTGCGCAACTGGCCCAAGGCCCGGCAGGTCGTGGCCAAGATCGACTCGGCGCGCGCCGCGGGGCAGGATGTCGCAGCCGACCAGTACGCGTACACCGCGGGCGCGAACGGCCTCTCGTCCTGCATTCCCCCGTGGGCCCACGCCGACGGCAAGCTGCTCGAGCGGTTAGGCGATCCCACGACGCGCGCCAAGATCAAGACGGACATGATGCAGGTCGAGAGCAGCTGGGAGAACCTCTGTCTCGGCGCCACGCCGGCGAACGTCGAAGTATTGGGATTCCACGAGGACTCGCTCAAGCAGTTCGAGGGCAAGCGCCTCTCGGACATCGCACAGGCGCTGCACACCGATTGGGCCGACGCGCTCATCAACCTCACCATCGCCGAGCACAACCGGCTGGGGCAGATCCTGTTCATCGCATCGGATTCCAACGTGGCGATGCAGATTCAGCAGCCGTGGATGAAATTCGGGACGGACGCCGAGGGCCTCGACCCCGACAGCGCGCAGGGCATGACGCACCCGCGCTCGTACGGCAACTATCCGCGCGTGTTAGGCCGCTTCGTGCGCGAGCAGCACGTGCTGCGGCTCGAGGATGCGATCCGGAAAATGACGTGGGCCGTGGCTGCGCGCCTCTCGATCCACGACCGCGGCCTGATTCACGAAGGCATGCACGCCGACATCGTGGTCTTCGACCCGAACACGATCATCGATCACGCCACGTACGAGAATCCGCACCAGCTCTCGACGGGCATTGAGCACGTGCTCGTGAACGGCGTGGAGGTCGTCACGGACGGCAAGTCCACGGGGGCCAAGCCGGGCGAGATCGTGCGCGGCCCCGGCTACGTTCAGCGTTAG
- a CDS encoding M20 family metallopeptidase, with protein sequence MLPSAIADLFPADARDALVTLRRDLHEHPELSFAERRTCERLQAALAPLDTRRLDRVAETGLVARIRGRDPAAPLVAVRGDIDALPIQEATGLPFASRTPNVMHACGHDVHASWAVGAAYLLAMTPAQGDVLVVLQPAEETGRGAAAVLESGALDDVRAIFGGHVDRRFAVGQVVAEAGPLAAAADTFRIELTGRGGHGARPQEGADPIVAAAALVGALQTIVSRRLDPARAAVVTVGTIHAGSAPNVIPDSAVLEGTVRAVDADTRQTLHEEMRRLAGTLAGAYGVSARVAIDLGPPPIVNPPEAAAWARTATVAVLGQQALTPLGTLNMGGEDFAYYMERIPGCFLRIGAREAGGEPIPAHSARFYAAEESLFIGAAVLAETARVASKAVAAGA encoded by the coding sequence ATGCTTCCGAGCGCGATAGCTGATCTCTTTCCCGCGGACGCGCGCGACGCGCTGGTGACGCTCCGGCGCGATCTGCACGAGCATCCGGAGTTGTCGTTCGCCGAGCGGCGCACGTGCGAGCGGCTGCAGGCGGCGCTGGCGCCGCTCGACACGCGGCGCCTGGATCGCGTCGCCGAGACGGGACTGGTGGCGCGGATTCGCGGACGCGATCCGGCGGCGCCGTTGGTCGCGGTGCGCGGCGACATCGACGCGCTGCCGATCCAGGAAGCCACGGGCCTCCCCTTCGCGTCGCGCACGCCTAACGTGATGCACGCCTGCGGACACGACGTGCACGCGTCGTGGGCGGTTGGCGCGGCCTACCTGCTGGCGATGACCCCGGCGCAGGGGGATGTGCTCGTGGTGCTGCAGCCGGCGGAGGAGACCGGGCGCGGCGCCGCGGCCGTGCTCGAGTCGGGCGCGCTGGACGACGTGCGCGCCATCTTCGGCGGACACGTCGACCGGCGATTCGCCGTTGGGCAGGTGGTGGCGGAGGCGGGACCGCTCGCGGCGGCGGCGGACACGTTCCGCATCGAGCTCACGGGGCGCGGCGGCCATGGCGCACGGCCGCAAGAGGGCGCGGATCCGATCGTTGCCGCGGCCGCGCTCGTGGGCGCGCTGCAGACCATCGTGTCGCGTCGTCTGGACCCGGCGCGCGCGGCGGTAGTCACCGTCGGCACAATCCACGCGGGCTCCGCGCCTAACGTGATTCCGGACTCCGCCGTGCTCGAGGGAACCGTGCGCGCGGTGGACGCGGACACGCGCCAGACGCTGCACGAGGAGATGCGTCGGCTCGCCGGGACGCTCGCGGGCGCGTATGGCGTGAGCGCGCGGGTGGCGATCGACCTGGGGCCGCCGCCGATCGTGAATCCACCCGAAGCCGCCGCCTGGGCGCGCACCGCGACCGTGGCCGTGTTGGGCCAACAGGCACTGACGCCGCTCGGGACGCTCAACATGGGCGGCGAAGACTTCGCGTACTACATGGAGCGCATCCCCGGGTGCTTCCTGCGCATCGGGGCGCGCGAAGCGGGCGGCGAGCCGATTCCGGCGCACTCCGCGCGGTTCTATGCCGCCGAGGAGAGCCTGTTCATCGGGGCAGCGGTGCTCGCCGAGACAGCCCGGGTGGCATCCAAGGCGGTCGCGGCAGGCGCCTGA
- the menC gene encoding o-succinylbenzoate synthase yields the protein MTLRFDRIVLREIRLPLKQPFRISSGMVTERRIALVELQHPDGISGWGECVAGEQPNYSPETIDTAWWAIRTWVAPRVRGADLPSPNAVSEILDRDFRGHRMAKAAVEMASWELAARLEGVPLARMLGGTRDEIATGISLGIQSSPEALVELALAARKNGYNKIKIKIAPGTDVEFVSAVREALGPTAHLAVDANSAYTLDDSAVLRRLDTFNLVMIEQPLGREDLVRHAALQQSLRTPLCLDESITDLERAQDMVTLGSGRIINIKPGRVGGFASSLAIHDYCWAQHVPVWCGGMLESGIGRAHNVALASLPNFTLPGDLSPSSRYWERDVVTPEWTMDERGMVRVPLDAPGMGVTVDMDRIDNLTVRRDVIGR from the coding sequence GTGACGCTGCGTTTCGATCGCATCGTGTTGCGGGAGATCCGACTCCCGCTCAAGCAGCCGTTCCGCATCTCGTCCGGCATGGTGACGGAGCGGCGCATCGCGCTGGTGGAGCTACAGCATCCCGACGGGATATCGGGCTGGGGCGAATGCGTAGCGGGCGAGCAGCCCAACTACAGCCCGGAAACCATCGACACGGCGTGGTGGGCGATTCGCACCTGGGTCGCGCCTCGGGTGCGGGGCGCGGATCTCCCGTCGCCTAACGCGGTGTCGGAGATCCTGGATCGCGATTTTCGCGGGCATCGCATGGCGAAAGCGGCGGTGGAGATGGCGTCGTGGGAGCTCGCGGCGCGGCTCGAGGGCGTGCCGCTCGCGCGCATGTTGGGCGGGACGCGCGACGAGATCGCCACCGGCATCTCGCTGGGCATCCAGAGCAGCCCGGAGGCGCTGGTCGAGCTGGCGCTCGCGGCGCGCAAGAACGGGTACAACAAGATCAAGATCAAGATCGCGCCGGGGACGGACGTCGAGTTCGTGAGCGCCGTTCGCGAGGCACTCGGGCCCACGGCGCACCTGGCCGTCGATGCCAACTCGGCGTACACGCTCGACGACAGCGCGGTGCTGCGCCGGCTGGACACCTTCAACCTGGTGATGATCGAGCAGCCGTTGGGCCGTGAGGATCTGGTGCGGCACGCCGCGCTGCAGCAGTCGCTGCGCACGCCCTTGTGCCTCGATGAGTCGATCACCGATCTCGAGCGGGCGCAGGACATGGTGACGTTAGGCAGCGGCCGTATCATCAACATCAAGCCCGGACGCGTGGGCGGCTTCGCCTCGTCGCTCGCCATCCATGATTACTGTTGGGCGCAGCACGTGCCGGTGTGGTGCGGCGGGATGCTCGAGAGCGGGATCGGCCGGGCGCACAACGTCGCACTGGCCTCGCTGCCCAACTTCACGCTGCCCGGCGACCTGTCGCCGAGCTCGCGCTACTGGGAGCGCGATGTGGTGACGCCGGAGTGGACGATGGACGAGCGGGGGATGGTGCGGGTGCCGCTCGATGCGCCGGGCATGGGTGTGACGGTGGACATGGACCGGATCGACAACCTGACGGTGCGGCGAGACGTCATCGGACGCTGA